Proteins encoded by one window of Candidatus Sumerlaea chitinivorans:
- a CDS encoding Bona fide RidA/YjgF/TdcF/RutC subgroup — MISHNKVPIVSPLAPAAIGPYSQAIKCGEFIFCSGQIPLDPKTGQVVGSDVATQTERVLENLRGILEAAGSGLFQIVKTTVYLKNMEDFPAMNEVYAKYFPVDPPARATVEVSRLPKDVLVEIECIAHMPKIESPQAKPF; from the coding sequence ATGATTTCTCACAATAAGGTCCCTATCGTTAGTCCCTTGGCACCAGCTGCAATCGGGCCCTACTCCCAAGCAATCAAGTGTGGAGAATTCATCTTTTGTAGTGGCCAAATTCCGCTGGATCCCAAGACTGGCCAAGTGGTGGGTAGCGACGTTGCCACCCAAACAGAACGCGTTCTCGAGAATCTGCGAGGGATCCTTGAAGCAGCGGGAAGCGGTCTTTTCCAAATCGTGAAAACGACCGTTTACCTCAAAAACATGGAAGACTTCCCAGCAATGAACGAAGTTTACGCGAAGTATTTCCCTGTGGACCCACCCGCGCGCGCAACAGTGGAAGTCTCGCGTCTACCAAAGGATGTTTTGGTGGAGATTGAATGCATCGCGCACATGCCGAAGATTGAATCCCCCCAAGCGAAGCCGTTCTAA
- a CDS encoding Acetolactate synthase small subunit yields MEHVISVLVENKFGVLAHIAGLFSGRGFNIDSLAVGETEDPTVSRMTIVVHGDDAVVEQILKQLKRQVDVISAEDLSGTGNFVERELVLLKVASSAKNRREVIEIADIFRSKVVDVQHDSLTIEASGSGEKVAALIEMLKPYGIKAIARTGRIGLPRG; encoded by the coding sequence ATGGAACACGTAATCTCAGTGCTGGTAGAAAACAAGTTTGGTGTGCTTGCCCACATTGCGGGGTTGTTTTCCGGACGCGGTTTTAATATCGACAGTCTGGCGGTGGGGGAGACGGAGGATCCAACGGTCTCGCGCATGACCATCGTCGTCCATGGGGACGATGCGGTGGTAGAGCAGATTCTAAAGCAATTGAAGCGACAGGTGGACGTCATCTCAGCCGAGGACCTTAGTGGCACCGGAAACTTTGTGGAACGCGAACTGGTCCTACTAAAAGTGGCAAGTTCCGCAAAAAACCGTCGTGAGGTCATTGAAATTGCCGACATTTTCCGCAGTAAAGTTGTGGATGTTCAGCACGACTCGCTTACTATTGAGGCTTCTGGAAGCGGGGAGAAAGTTGCAGCTCTCATCGAGATGCTAAAGCCCTATGGCATCAAAGCGATCGCCCGAACAGGACGCATTGGTTTACCACGTGGTTGA